The sequence CGCGGGCGGTGCGGTGGTGTCTTGAATGACTCATTCAGGTCTTCGGAGGTCCTGAATGACTCATTCAAGACGTTTGCCGAGCGGGTCGGGCAGCGAGTCGGCCAGGCAAACCGGGCGAGCATGAGAAATCGCGGAGCGCACTGAACCCCATCGGGCCGCGGGCCGTGCTCTGGTTGAGGGCGTCTCGCACCGCCCTCCGGGGTTGCCACGATGCAACGATCCGGGCCAGCCTCCGCCCGGTCGGGACCGGGTGCCCCGGCGAGCGGCCGTCGCGGCAACGGCCACCTCGCGCGGGTCCGTCCGGCATCCCCAGAATCCCGGACGGGCCCGCCCCTCGCTGTCCGGGATCTTGTCCGTTCGCTCACCTGATCAGCGGTCCCTGGGTCGGCGCAATGGGGACACCGTGGGTACATGCGACGCTTTCTGGCCGTGAGCGCGGCGATCCTGGCGGGGTTCGGTCTCCTCACGACGGCCGGGAGCGCGAATCCGGAAAGCGCTCTCCCGAACCTCGCTCAACACTCCGTCGGCGGCTGGGTCGGGACCTGGGCCGCGGCTCCCGCGTCCGCCGTGGCGAACACCCCCGACGGCTATCCCGGCTTCTCGATCCGCAACGTCGTGCACACCAGCGCCGGCGGCGGACGGGCGCGCGTCCACCTCTCCAACGCCTTCGGGGCCGCTCCCCTCACCTTCGGGCACGTCACCCTCGCGGTGCAAAGCGACGGGCCGGACGCCGTTCCGGGGACCCTGCGGGAGCTCACCTTCGGCGGGGCTCCCGGCGTCGTCGTGCCCGCCGGGGCCGAGGCGCTCAGCGACCCCGCCGAACTGCGCGTGCCCGCCGACGCCAACCTGCTCGTGACGACCTACGTGCCGACCAAGTCCGGGCCGGTGACCTACCACCCGGCCGCCGCGCAGACGTCGTACTTCACCCGGGCCGGCGACTTCGCCGCCAGCGAGTCCGGTGTGCCCTACACCGAGCAGACTTCCGTGTGGCACTACGTTTCCGGCGTCGACGTCCAGGGCGGCGCCGAGGCCTCGATCGTGGCGCTGGGCGATTCGATCACCGACGGCGTCGGCTCGCAGACCGGGGCGAACCACCGGTGGCCGGACTACCTCGCCGACCGGCTGCACGGCCGGTTCGGGGTGCTGAACGCCGGCATCAGCGCCAACCGGCTGCTGCTCGACGTGCCCGGGTCCGGCGCGGGCCAGAACGCGCTGTCCCGGTTCGACCGCGACGTCCTGAGCGTCGGAGGGGTGCGGACGCTCATCGTGCTCGAAGGCATCAACGATATCCAGCAGACCCCGCACCAGACCGACCCGGACGCGATCACGTCGGCCTACCGCCAGCTGGTGGCGCAGGCGCACGCGCGCGGCATCCGGGTCGTCGGCGCCACGCTCACGCCGTTCAAGGGCTGGCGCGTCTACGACGAAACGCTCGAAGCGACCCGCCAGGCGGTGAACGCGTTCATCCGCACCGGCGGGGTCTTCGACGCCGTCGCCGACTTCGACGCGGCGGTGCGCGACCCCGCCGATCCGCTCACCCTGCTGCCGGCCTACGACTCCGGCGACCACCTCCACCCCGGCGACGCGGGCTACGAGCGGATGGCCGCCGCCGTCCGCCTAGACCGGCTGTGAGCGCGGGATGAACAGCACCGCGACCAGGCTCAGCACCGCCACCGCCACCAGGTAGAGCGACACCGAAAGCGAAGTCCCGGTGGCGGTCTGCAGCGCCGTCGCGATCAACGGCGCGAAGCCGCCGCCCAGCACCGCGCCGACCGCGTACGAGAACGACGCCCCGCTGTAGCGGTAGTGCGGGTCGAACAGCTCCGCGAACAACGCCGACTGTGGCCCGTACGTCGCGCCGAGGCCGATGTTCAGCACCACCACCGCCACCAGCAGCCACCCCGTCGCGCGTGTGTCCACCAGCAGGAAGAACGGGATCGGCCAGAGCACCAGCAGCACCGATCCGGCCAGGTAGACCGGTTTTCGGCCGACGCGGTCCGACCACGCCGCCGTGACGAGGATGCTCACCAGCCACGTCACGCTGCCGACGATCACCACGACCAGCAGCGTGGTCCGGTCGATCTTCAGCACCGAAGTGCCGTAGGACAGCAGGTACGCCAGGAAGATGTAGCCGATCGCGGTGTTCGCGATGAAGCTGCCGGACGCCACGAGCAGTGCCCGCGGCCGCTCGCGCAGCACGTCGACCATCGGACGGCTGCTGCGGGCTTCCTCGTCCCGCAACCGCGTGAAGACCGGGCTTTCCTCGATCCGCAGCCGGATCACCAGGCCGACGCCGACCAGCACGATGCTCGCCAGGAACGGCACCCGCCAGCCCCACGACGCGAACTGCGCGTCGGTCAGGGACCGGCCGAGGACGAAGAACATCAGCTGCGCCAGGATGAGGCCGGCCGGGACGCCGATCTGCGAGAAGGCGCCGTAGCGGCCGCGGTGCCCCTCCGGCGCGTGCTCGACCGCCATCAGCGCCGCCCCGCCCCATTCGCCGCCCGCGCTCAGCCCCTGCAGGAGCCGCAGTATCAGCAGCAGGATGGGCGCCCAGACCCCGATCGCGGAGTACGTCGGCAGCAGCCCGACGCCGACCGTGGCCACGCCCATCAGGAGCAGCGACAGCACCAGCATCGCCTTGCGCCCGACCCGGTCGCCGAAGTGGCCCCAGAGGATCCCGCCGACCGGGCGGGCGAGGAAGCCGACCCCGAGCGTCGCGAACGCGGCGAGGGTGCCGGAAGCGGGTGACAGCGTCGTGAAGAACAGCTTGCCGAACACGAGCGCCGTCGCCGTGCTGTAGATGAAGTAGTCGTACCACTCGATCGTGGTCCCCACCGCGCTCGCCACGGCGACCCGGCGCAGCTGCCGGGCCGCGACCGCGGGGGTGCTCACGACCCGGCGAGTGCGGCCGTCGGGACCAGGTCCTCGGCGAGCAGGTCCATCAGCAGCCCGTCGTGCCAGCTGCCGTCGGGCCCGCGCTCGTAGGAGCGCATCCGGCCGACCGGCCGGAAGCCGAGGGACTGGTAGAGCTTGATCGCGGCTTCGTTGTCCGCCGCTGGGTCGATCACCACCCGGTGGTGCCCGCGCACGGTGAACAGGTGCTCGGCCAGCGTCCGGATGGCGTCCGAACCCAGGCCGCGGCCCTGCCACGCGGGGTGCACGGCGATGTCGATGCCGGCGTGGCGGTACTGCGGATCGGCTTCCTCGAAAGCGAGTTCGATGCCCACGACGACGTCGTCGTGTTCGATGGCGTAGGTCGTGGTGCCCTCGTCCGGGTCCAGCAAGTAGGACACCTGGGCGGCCACCGGCTCCTCGGCGTCGGCCCACCAGCGGGCGACTTCGGGGTGCGACAGGATCTCCTCGAACCGGGCGGCGTCCGGGGCGGCGGCGGGCCGCAGCCGGACACGGCTACCGGTGATCAGGCCGGTCATCGGCCCAGTGTCGTCGCCCGGCGGGCCGGTGTCGAGCCCCGAACGGGGCAGGTCAGCCGTCCGTTCGCGGCTGACCCGGCCGGCGTCACCAGGGGTTGTTGTCGTCCTCGTCCGGATCGGGACGCCGCCGCGGGGGCGGGGAGGCCTGCGGAGCCGACGGCGACGGCGGGACCGCCGCACCGCCGGACGGGGCCGGCGGGACCGGGGGCGGCGAGGCCGGTGGCTGCTGCTCCTCCGGCTCGTCCGGGTCCGGGAACCGGCCGCGCAGCGTGTCGAGCAGCGCCGTGCGGGTCTCGCGGTCCTCGTCGCCGAGCCGCTCGGCCATCACGCCGGCGACGCGCTCGGCGATGCCCGACTGCGCGCGGCGCATCGTCGTGAGGATCTGCCGGGACAGCTCCTCCAGCGGGAACGACTTGACCTTGTTGGAGAACGTCAGGTCGGTGACCGTGCCGTCGGCACCGACGGTCACGCTGACCGCGCCGTCGGAGCTGGTCGCGGTCAGCCGGAGCCGTTCGGTCTCCTCCTGCGCGGCCTGGTAGCGCTCGGCCTTCGCCGCGAACCCGGCCGCCCAGTCGTCCATCCGGCGGATCGCCTCGTCGGGGTCCCGAATCAGGTCCCCGAGCCCGTTCGGGCCCGTCATGCGCTCGTCCTCGCTTCCGCCGCCCGCGGCGACGCCGTGAGCTGCCTCTCGAACGGCTGCGCGTTCGCCTCTTCACCGTCGCGGTAGGACTGCGCGGCCGTCTTGACGTTGTCCGCGAGCCCGCGCACGCCTTCGATCGACGCGCTCAGCGTCTCCTTCGCCTTCTCCCCCGTCGGCCGGATGATCGGCGGGAGGAACGCGCACAGCAGCCCGTAGGCGTGGTCCGACATCGCCGTGTCGGCCGCCGCGGAGGCCGTGTTGAGCCGGTCGACCAGGCCCTCGACGTGACTCGAGTGCGCGACCAGGTCGTCCGGTTCGACCTCGAAGCCGGCCGCTGTCATGCGCTCACTTCCAATCCTGGTTCTTCCAGTCGCCGATCACCGGGGGTGCGACGACCTGCTCGCCCGCGAAGAAGTTCGGGTCGTCGCTCTCGAGGTAGTCGGCGGCCTTGTGTTCCTTGTCGTTGTCGCCCTTGCCGCCCTTGGCACCGGCGCCCATGCCGCCCATGCCGGGGGAACCGGCCGCGCCGGGCTTGCCCGCCGTCGCCGCGTTGCGCGCCGCCAGCGCTTCGGCCTCCGCGGCCGCGCCCGACGCCGCCCCGCCGCTCAGGCTGCCCGCGCCCGTGCCGCGCACGCCACCGCCGACACCCGAGCCGCCGCCCGCGCCCGAGCCACCGCCGATGCCGCCGAGGGACCCGCCCCCGGCGCCGCCGCCGATGCCGCCGAGGCGGCTCGCGATGCTGTCACCGTTGATGCCGCCGAGGCGGCCGATGGTCGGCGTCTTGCCGCCGCCGGGGATGCCGCCCGGGCCGGTGCCGGTGGGCAGGCCGGTGATCGGGTCGATGCCGGGCGGGGTGAACCCGGGGATCGGGCTGCCGCCGCGGCCGATGGTGGTGCCACCGCCACCGCTGGTGTCCGGGATGCTCGGGATCGACGGCGGCGTGTAGCCGCTCCCGCCCGGCCCGCCGCTCGAGGGGATCCCGGACGGCGAGAAGCCGGACGACGTCGTCGAGTCGTCGAACCCGGGGACCGACGAGCCGGGGATACCGGAACCGCTGAAGCTGCCGCCGGGGATCTCCGGGATCGAGCCCGGGTTGAAGCCCGCCCCACCGCCGCCACTGGCCGCCGGGATGCCGGCCCCGGAAAAGCCGGAGCCACCGGCCCCGCCGCCGGGGATGCCGCTGCCACTGCCACCACCGGGGATACCGCTGCCGGAGAAGCCCGAACCTTCCGAGCCCGCGCCGCCGCCCGGGATGCCCGCGCCGCTGAAGCCGCTGCCACCGGCACCGCTACCGCCGGCGCCGCCCGCGCCGTCGAGGCCGGCGGCGTCGAGCTCGGCCGGCGTCCGGCCGGAAGCGGTCGGGTCCAGCGCCGGGTCCATCCGGTCGCGCGCCAGCAGCGGCTGCGCGCCGCCCGCTCCGGCGCCGCCACCGGCCGGGGTACCGGCCATCTGCCGCGTCGCGGTGGCGGTCGGCAGCTTCGGCGGGGCCGGGAACCGCGGCGTGGCGACCGCCGCGCCGATGGTCTCGTCGTACTGGGTCATGATCTGCGCGGCATGGTCCCGCGCGGCCGTCTGGGCCCGGTAGGTCTGCATGGCCTCGCCGGCCGCCGCGGCGTACTGCACCGGGTCGGTCATCGACATCAGGCGCTGGTTGGTGCTCTGCAGGTCGAACTGGACCGGCGGGTTCGCGACCATCTGCCGCTGGGTTTCGTTGAGCGCCTGGGAGTGGATCTCCTGCTGGCGGCCGGCGAGCGTCGCGCCCTGCGCGGTCGCGCCCAGCCACTTGCCGACCCCGGCGAGGTGCTCGCGGACGGCGTCACCGGCGTCGCCCTGCCAGTTGCTGGTGCTCGCGTTGATGGCGTCGGCCAGCGTCTTCTGGTGCGTGCCGAGGTCGTTGCCGACCCGCACCCACTCCTCGGAGGTCTCCGCGACGGTCGCCGGGTTGGCGTCCTGCGTGATGGCCTCGTTCATCTGCTCGTGGGTGGCGTTGGCCCAGAGCGTCTTCGGGGCCCCGCCGTTCTCGCGCATGGTGAGGCCCTCGTCGAGGCCGTGCTTGGCGTCGTCGAGGTGCTGCTGGTACAGCTCCTGGATCTTCTTGTCGCGCAGCACCGGGTCGACGACCGGGCCGAGCCAGCCGCGCCGGATCTCGTCGTCGACCTGCCTGGTGGCCATTTCGCGGATTTCGTCGCCGGACGGCGAATTGTCCGTCTTCAGCGGCCCTACGTAGTACTTCGACGACGAATCGGCCGTCACGTCGTAGAGCGGACTGCGCGGGTTGTAGTCCGGGGACGACGGGTCCGAGACGGACTCGGCGGTGGGTGCCACGGTCTCCCTCAGCTCTGGTCGGCGGTCGGGAGCGAGGTCAGCGTCGCGCGCGTGGTCTCTTCCCGGGACTTGTAGTTCTGCTTGGCCAGCTTGATGGCTTCGATGTAGGTCGGGAACTCCTGCCGCGCGGCCTGCAGCTGCGTGACCAGCCCGTGCTCGTCGGCGGCGGTGTTGACCATGTGCGCGGAGACCCACTGACCGGTCGCGGTGCGGCTCATCGCCGGCGCGTCGTGCAGCCGCTGCAGGTTCGCCCAGCGCTGCTCGAGTGACTCGAGCACGCCTTCCAGCGCCTCGATCAGCTGGTTGCCCGTGGTGTCGTCGATGGCGAAGCCACCGCTCTGCGCGAGCCGCTTCAGCTGGGCGCCGGCCAGGCCGACGCGGACCGCGGCCATGGCCTTCTGCGCGGGTTCGGTCGCGGTCTGCAGCTGCGCCGTCGCCTGGAGAGCCTGGGCAACCGCCTGGGTCTCTTCCGTCATCAGGACTTTCCCTTCCCGGTCAGTAGACAGCGGCGATCGCGTCGCGGATCGCGCGCGCGAGGTCGGCCCGCCCGGCCGGCACGTACTCCGCCGTCAGCTCGCCGGCCTCGCCGGTCGTCGTGTGCACGAGGTAGCGGCCGTCGGCGGTGTCCAGCCAGCTCAGCGGTTCACCGGCCACGCGCTCGCCGCGGCGCCCCTGCGCGGTGACGGCGATGTGGCCGCCGCCCAGCCGGGGTTCGGCGAGCACCCGCTCGAGCACCGCGACGTCCGAGGGCTTCGGCGCCGGCGGGCGGCGGCCCGGCCGGACCACGGCCTTGACCTCGATCATGCCGAAGGCGTCGGTTTCTTCTTCCTCGAACTCGGCGTCGGCGATGCGCTTCGCCGCCATGGCCGAGACTTCGCGCCCGGCGGCGCGGTGCACGACGTGCTTGCCGGTGGTCGCGGCCGGGGCGGGCGGCAGCACGCCCGTGACGACCTCGACGAGCTCCTCGTCCGCGAACAGCGAGAACAGCAGTTCGTCGGTGTCCGGGTTCTGGGTGATGCCCAGCGCCTGCGCGCCGTCGGTGACCACGAGCACGGCGACGTCGGCGCCGAGGCCGTCGATCCCGCTCACCGCAACCGAAACCCGGGGGTCGGCGAGCAGCTCGAAAGCCGTGCGCACCCCGGGGTGCAGCTCACCGGAAACCGACAGCCGCCGCTCCTCCAGCGCGTCGTACACCTGACGCGCGACCCGGACGAACCGCACCGGGTCCGTCGGCAGGTTGCCCGCGCGCAGCGGGTACCGCCGGACGTCGCCGCCGGTCGCCCGGCCGACTATGAGGGCTTCGAAGACCTCGAGGACGAACTCGAACCGCTCCGCCATTTCCCCTCGCCGATTCTCCGTCGTCAAACCTTCAAGCAACTCTCCTTACGAAGAGTAGCAGTGCGGTTCGGGGCCCGGACGGCACCGCCACGCGGGTGCCCGAAAGACCACGATCCCCTGGACTGCCCGGGCAAAGCGCCGTCCGTGACCGGTTCACCCGATGCGGTGCTGGTGGACGCGAAGCTGCAGGCTGACGAGGTCGAGCAGGGGCGTGGCGACGCCGAGTGCCCGGGCACGCGCGGTGAGATCGCCGAAGATCTGCTCCCCCTCGACCGGGTGACCGCCGAGCAGGTCGCGGTAGAGCGAAGATCCCCCCATCGCGGGATCCGTCACGGTCTTGCGCGTCGCTTCGAGGTCCGCCGCGGGCACCGGGTACCCGGCCGCTTCGGCGACAGCGGCCGCTTCGGCCACCACCGCCTCGGCGAACTCGGTGCCGCCCGGCACCGCGACGACGTCGCCGATCGTGCCGCGCAGCAGGCTGTTGATTCCGCCGATCGCGGCGATGAACACCCATTTCGCCCACATCGCCTCGGTGATCCGCTCGCTCCGGACGGCGGGGAACCCGGCGCCGTCCAGCGCCGCGCCGACGTCGGCCAGCCGCGGCGGGGCGGGTTCGGTGCGGGCGCCGTAGGCCAGGTGCTGCAAGGGGCCGAGCCGCCGGATCGCGCCGTCGTCGTCGATGGTGGTCATCACCTTCGCGACGCCGCCGAGCACGGCTTCTTTGCCGAACCGCGCGTCGAGGGCCTCGAGGTGGGCGAGGCCGTTGAGGAACGGCAGGACCAGCGTTCCCGGGCCGACCGCGGGCGCGAAATCGTCGATGGCCGCGGCGAGGCCGGTGGCCTTGACGGCCAGCAGCACGAGGTCGTAGGTCCCGGCGAGCGTCCCGGTCTCGGCCAGCGGCGGCGTCAGCACCGTCTCCTCGCCGAGCCCGACGATCCGCAGGCCGCTGTCCCGCAGCACCTTCGCCCGGCCCGGCCGGACGAGGAACGTGACGTCCCGGCCCGCCTGCAGCAGCCGCCCGCCGAAGTACCCGCCGGTCGCGCCGGCCCCCACCACCAGAATCCGCAAGTCGCTCACCTCAAGACGTACGCCGGGCGGCGGCCACAGTATTCCCACAGCAAGACACAGCGAACGGACAGGTCGATCCGGATCCGCGTCCCGTTGCACGGGCATGGGAACACGGATCCGCCGGACGCTCACGGGCGCGGGACTCACGGCCGCCGCGCTGACCGCCGGGGTACTGGTCTCGGCCGGCGGCGGGTCCGCCACCCGGGCGCCGGCACCCGCGGTGGCGGACCCGCCGCCCAGCACCGGCCCGGTGGCGTCGACGTCGGAGATCCCCTACCCGGATCTGTCGTCGGTCGCCGCGGGCGTCGCGGACGCGGTGACCGCCGCTTCGCCGCGGACGAGCGTCGGGTTCGTCCTGTACGACCGGGAGGCGGGGAGGGAATTGGCGTCCCTCGGCGCCGACGAGCCGTACTACACCGCGTCGGTGGTCAAGCTGCTGATCGCCATCGACGAGGTGCGCGACGACACCACGGGCGCGTGGGCGCTGCCGGACGCCGACGCCGTCCAAGACCTCACCGACATGCTCGAGGGCAGCAACGACGCGATCGCGTCGGCGTTCTGGGAGCGCAACGGCGGCAACGCCATCGTCACGCGCACGGCGGCGCTGCTCGGCCTGGCGCACACCACGCCGCCCGCGGACCCGGCGCAGTGGGGCATGGCCGAGACGAGCGCCGGTGACGTGCTGGCCGTCTACCAGTACCTGGAAGACACCATGCCCGACGAGGTCGCCCAGCCGATCCTGACCGCGCTGGGCAACGCCCGGAACCCGGCTGACGACGGCTGGGACCAGTACTTCGGCATCCCCGACGGCCTGAGCGGGATGTCCTGGCAGGTCAAGCAGGGCTGGATGATCCTGCGCTCGTCGCTGGTCCTCAACACCACCGGCGTGGTCGGCGACCGCCACGTGGTGGTGCTGCTGACGCGGCAGCCGCCGATTGCCTCGGCGAAGGGCCGCGCGGCGGTGACCGCCGGCGTCAAGACGCTCGCTCCCCTGCTGGCGCGGCTGAACGCGACGTGATCCCGCGGGCGCGATCGATGTCCGGACCCCGGTACAGCCGTTCGGGGATTTGGGCCAGCGTCGAGGGGTGGACCTGCGGACCGAGGCCGTAGAGCTTCTGGAAGCTCATGATGAGCGGCCGCCAGCGGTCCGGGTCGATGTGGTCGTCGCTGCCGGCCGCGCGGATGTCTTCGTGGACGAACACGCGCTGCACCCGCACCTCGAGCGCGACGATCCCGCCGCGCTGCTGTTCGTCCTCGTCGGCGAGCGGGTGCACGGCCTCGAGAACGGCCTCCATGGCCACCGGGCATTCGGCGACCCGCGGCGGCGCGACGGTTTCGGACGCGACGGGGGTGAGCCCGGCCCGCTCGAACTTCTCCGCGACGTGGAAGTACCCCCGCTTCCGCTTCCCGTCCGGCACGGGATCGGACCCGGTGGTCA is a genomic window of Amycolatopsis lexingtonensis containing:
- a CDS encoding MFS transporter, with translation MSTPAVAARQLRRVAVASAVGTTIEWYDYFIYSTATALVFGKLFFTTLSPASGTLAAFATLGVGFLARPVGGILWGHFGDRVGRKAMLVLSLLLMGVATVGVGLLPTYSAIGVWAPILLLILRLLQGLSAGGEWGGAALMAVEHAPEGHRGRYGAFSQIGVPAGLILAQLMFFVLGRSLTDAQFASWGWRVPFLASIVLVGVGLVIRLRIEESPVFTRLRDEEARSSRPMVDVLRERPRALLVASGSFIANTAIGYIFLAYLLSYGTSVLKIDRTTLLVVVIVGSVTWLVSILVTAAWSDRVGRKPVYLAGSVLLVLWPIPFFLLVDTRATGWLLVAVVVLNIGLGATYGPQSALFAELFDPHYRYSGASFSYAVGAVLGGGFAPLIATALQTATGTSLSVSLYLVAVAVLSLVAVLFIPRSQPV
- a CDS encoding ESX secretion-associated protein EspG, giving the protein MAERFEFVLEVFEALIVGRATGGDVRRYPLRAGNLPTDPVRFVRVARQVYDALEERRLSVSGELHPGVRTAFELLADPRVSVAVSGIDGLGADVAVLVVTDGAQALGITQNPDTDELLFSLFADEELVEVVTGVLPPAPAATTGKHVVHRAAGREVSAMAAKRIADAEFEEEETDAFGMIEVKAVVRPGRRPPAPKPSDVAVLERVLAEPRLGGGHIAVTAQGRRGERVAGEPLSWLDTADGRYLVHTTTGEAGELTAEYVPAGRADLARAIRDAIAAVY
- a CDS encoding ketopantoate reductase family protein, whose product is MRILVVGAGATGGYFGGRLLQAGRDVTFLVRPGRAKVLRDSGLRIVGLGEETVLTPPLAETGTLAGTYDLVLLAVKATGLAAAIDDFAPAVGPGTLVLPFLNGLAHLEALDARFGKEAVLGGVAKVMTTIDDDGAIRRLGPLQHLAYGARTEPAPPRLADVGAALDGAGFPAVRSERITEAMWAKWVFIAAIGGINSLLRGTIGDVVAVPGGTEFAEAVVAEAAAVAEAAGYPVPAADLEATRKTVTDPAMGGSSLYRDLLGGHPVEGEQIFGDLTARARALGVATPLLDLVSLQLRVHQHRIG
- a CDS encoding type VII secretion target translates to MTAAGFEVEPDDLVAHSSHVEGLVDRLNTASAAADTAMSDHAYGLLCAFLPPIIRPTGEKAKETLSASIEGVRGLADNVKTAAQSYRDGEEANAQPFERQLTASPRAAEARTSA
- a CDS encoding SGNH/GDSL hydrolase family protein; translation: MRRFLAVSAAILAGFGLLTTAGSANPESALPNLAQHSVGGWVGTWAAAPASAVANTPDGYPGFSIRNVVHTSAGGGRARVHLSNAFGAAPLTFGHVTLAVQSDGPDAVPGTLRELTFGGAPGVVVPAGAEALSDPAELRVPADANLLVTTYVPTKSGPVTYHPAAAQTSYFTRAGDFAASESGVPYTEQTSVWHYVSGVDVQGGAEASIVALGDSITDGVGSQTGANHRWPDYLADRLHGRFGVLNAGISANRLLLDVPGSGAGQNALSRFDRDVLSVGGVRTLIVLEGINDIQQTPHQTDPDAITSAYRQLVAQAHARGIRVVGATLTPFKGWRVYDETLEATRQAVNAFIRTGGVFDAVADFDAAVRDPADPLTLLPAYDSGDHLHPGDAGYERMAAAVRLDRL
- a CDS encoding GNAT family N-acetyltransferase, which translates into the protein MTGLITGSRVRLRPAAAPDAARFEEILSHPEVARWWADAEEPVAAQVSYLLDPDEGTTTYAIEHDDVVVGIELAFEEADPQYRHAGIDIAVHPAWQGRGLGSDAIRTLAEHLFTVRGHHRVVIDPAADNEAAIKLYQSLGFRPVGRMRSYERGPDGSWHDGLLMDLLAEDLVPTAALAGS
- a CDS encoding flavin reductase family protein — its product is MKTETPAHTAIEPGILYFGTPVVLISTTNEDGSANLAPMSSAFWLGWRAMLGLGARSKTTQNLLRTGECVLNLPSDALAAAVDRLALTTGSDPVPDGKRKRGYFHVAEKFERAGLTPVASETVAPPRVAECPVAMEAVLEAVHPLADEDEQQRGGIVALEVRVQRVFVHEDIRAAGSDDHIDPDRWRPLIMSFQKLYGLGPQVHPSTLAQIPERLYRGPDIDRARGITSRSAAPAGERAS
- a CDS encoding YbaB/EbfC family nucleoid-associated protein — translated: MTGPNGLGDLIRDPDEAIRRMDDWAAGFAAKAERYQAAQEETERLRLTATSSDGAVSVTVGADGTVTDLTFSNKVKSFPLEELSRQILTTMRRAQSGIAERVAGVMAERLGDEDRETRTALLDTLRGRFPDPDEPEEQQPPASPPPVPPAPSGGAAVPPSPSAPQASPPPRRRPDPDEDDNNPW